The following DNA comes from Anastrepha obliqua isolate idAnaObli1 chromosome 1, idAnaObli1_1.0, whole genome shotgun sequence.
TAATTATTAGCATTGTATTTTTATGTTGAGAAACTTACTGTCTTCAGCGCTGGCACGTGCCAAATTCGAAGCATTGTTAACTCCACCACCTTGAGAGCGATCCCAAGCCCCGATCAGAGTATTTGCAACCATCAAAGGGATATTATCCTGATCAGTCCAACCGCAGCCTTCTACAGCAATGGCAACATGTGCAAGTGGCAAAGAGTCGTCACGTACACGCACTTCCGAGCCGGTGAAACGACATGGTGTTACTACAGGTGGTTTGCCATTATAAGTGTTTTCCAAGCCACATAAATTCTGTTGCGCCAATTTAACCAGCTCGTCATGTTTAACACCGCCAGCACCAGAAAGCACAATTCGGGAGGCTTTGTAATGAGTTGATATATATTCGGAGAGATCTTGCTTACCGATGCACctacgcaaaaaaaaatgaattaaattcccCAACACTTTgactattaaaataaataaatactcacttaatattttttgtgggtCCTAGGATGGTCTGACCTAATGGGGTGCCTTGATAGGCGGTGGCGTGTAAGTGGTCGAACACTACTTCCTGCAAGTTGCTTTCAACTTCTTGCATTTCACGAAGAATAACTGATCGTTCACGTTCGATTTCGGATTCACCCAATTTGGAATTTTGAATGATATCGGCCAAAATTTCAACAGCTTTTGGGACATCTTTCGATAAACATTTAGCATAGAACACGGTCTGCTCGCGAGAGGTGTAAGCATTCAAATGTGCGCCTAAATTCTCAACTTCCAATTCTAAATCGGTTTGAGAACGTTTAGCAGTACcctaaatattaaaacaaaagtatTGATTTTTCAACAGGTTACTAATCGTGAATATAACCTTGAAAGCCATATGTTCCAAAAAATGTGCAACACCATTGTTCTTTTCTGTTTCCGAGCGAGATCCAGCATCGATCCAAAGACCAACAGTAGCAGTAGCGGCACCAGAGTCTTCACTAGCAACACGCAGTCCATTATCCAAACGGGTTACCTGGGTGGCTGGAATATTCACGAGAATCTTCTTAAGGCTGGCAGTTGCCTTATAGCGCTATCGTAAACGAAACGAA
Coding sequences within:
- the LOC129247901 gene encoding mitochondrial-processing peptidase subunit beta codes for the protein MALRVLSVSQNLRQLSRGAEILKRYKATASLKKILVNIPATQVTRLDNGLRVASEDSGAATATVGLWIDAGSRSETEKNNGVAHFLEHMAFKGTAKRSQTDLELEVENLGAHLNAYTSREQTVFYAKCLSKDVPKAVEILADIIQNSKLGESEIERERSVILREMQEVESNLQEVVFDHLHATAYQGTPLGQTILGPTKNIKCIGKQDLSEYISTHYKASRIVLSGAGGVKHDELVKLAQQNLCGLENTYNGKPPVVTPCRFTGSEVRVRDDSLPLAHVAIAVEGCGWTDQDNIPLMVANTLIGAWDRSQGGGVNNASNLARASAEDNLCHSFQSFNTCYKDTGLWGIYFVCDPLQCEDMLFNVQTEWMRLCTMVTEAEVERAKNLLKTNMLLQLDGTTPICEDIGRQMLCYNRRIPLHELEQRIDAVSVSNVRDVAMKYIYDRCPAVAAVGPVENLPEYNRIRSSMYWLRV